Below is a genomic region from Paludicola sp. MB14-C6.
GAAATGTATATGTTGTTAAAAAAACCGTATAATCCAACGCCGTTAACACAACAAGAAGCGAAAAGCAATTTGTTAAAGTTAAGTGAGTTAGGTCCAAGTAAGGTAATTGTGACTGGTATTGAACTAGCTGATATGACGATTAACAATATTGCATATGATAGGGATTCTAATACATTTTGGAGAGTAATTTGCAGTTATGTACCGGCTTCTTATCCGGGAACAGGCGATATTTTTGCCAGTATCGTTGTGGCATCTATTTTGGATGGAGATAGTCTTGCTATTGCAATGGAACGTGCAACCCGCTTTTTAGAGTTAACAATAAAAACAACATATAGCTATGGAACCGATACAAAACAAGGCGTTATGTTGGAAAAAGGGCTAATTTGGTTAACACAAGGTCATTCCTTAAATGGGTATCAAAATTTATAATCATTCTTCTTTCTGCACAAGAGGAATGAAATGAGCTTTTGTGCAGATAAATAACAAGAGTGGAGTTTGAAGCGAAAGTTTCAAGCCATTGTTGTATGATATCGTCAGTATAAAGTAAAAATGTTTAATAGACGATATTTTACAACGAGGAAAGGAATGATTTTATGAATAAGAAAACAAAATTTTCAGTATATGATATGGCAATAGTGGGTGTAATGGCTGCCATTATTTTTGTTATTACATACTTTATTAAATTACCGATTGCAACACCTGCAGGAAATACAATGATAAAACTAGCAAATGCATTTTGCCTATTGGCTGGTATATTATTCGGTGGCGTTCGTGGTGGTTTGGCAGCTGGACTTGGTTCAATGCTTTTTGACCTTCTCGATCCTATATATATTACCAGTGCACCATATACTTTAGTATTCTTTTTTGTAATGGCTTTTGTGTGTGGTATCATTAGCAATTTAAAACGCAAAGAAGATGGTTCATTAAATCTGTCATTTGTTATTTTAGGTTCAGTAGTTGGTGCTTTGAGTTACTATGTTTTAAATAT
It encodes:
- a CDS encoding ECF transporter S component, translating into MNKKTKFSVYDMAIVGVMAAIIFVITYFIKLPIATPAGNTMIKLANAFCLLAGILFGGVRGGLAAGLGSMLFDLLDPIYITSAPYTLVFFFVMAFVCGIISNLKRKEDGSLNLSFVILGSVVGALSYYVLNIGKSIIMKTVEAVGFAELFTATGGEAFQAAIAANVPKMITSSINVVIAVVIACIFAPILKKALTKAGLYNKISV
- a CDS encoding pyridoxamine kinase codes for the protein MKPIKSVAAIHDLSGYGRCSLSVISPILSVMGVQAVAIPTAVLSTHTGGFGEVVMKDLTEFVEESLSHYKRIGLDFDCIYTGFLGSKEQIKHCLDYIQAYPNALAVVDPVMGDNGKTYRTYTQDMCSSMVELVKAADLITPNKTEMYMLLKKPYNPTPLTQQEAKSNLLKLSELGPSKVIVTGIELADMTINNIAYDRDSNTFWRVICSYVPASYPGTGDIFASIVVASILDGDSLAIAMERATRFLELTIKTTYSYGTDTKQGVMLEKGLIWLTQGHSLNGYQNL